One stretch of Halobaculum marinum DNA includes these proteins:
- a CDS encoding VWA domain-containing protein — translation MTDRDGADADRVANGSGANPLAAGAGGDGVPDFRAARRHVLIEVVRLAAVLRRDGVDVPPSGTLAAAQALAVVGLDDRDRAADALRAALLSDADGGDAFDDAFPSFWHRLRSGLSAIATAGGGPESDVDDGAGGDDPTTPDALAPANDDAESAEDTLAGAEPPAFDDEDESTGDPEIRIPTGRRYASGERAAESGEHDARRASAIGGGETVEATVAPTTPDERAAVRRFVDALATLPGRRRRRSPTGARVDARRALRSSLATGGVPMELPTAAPTPSELRCCLLVDVSGSVLDTADRNALLSVAETLSTTARDARVFLFDTDLADATAAFARADGDPAAALRAAEIRWGGGTQIGAAFDTLRREHPDAVDRRTVVVVVSDGLDVGDPDLLDRGITWLADRASAVIWLNPLAVSPEFEPRSRGMAACEPYVDALFGFAGPADLAAAARQLERRGLRGPVGYQYDPRRHAAAGDDDAIPDADSDAGTDASTPADGGGPS, via the coding sequence ATGACCGACCGGGACGGCGCCGACGCCGACCGAGTCGCGAACGGCAGCGGCGCGAACCCGCTCGCGGCGGGTGCCGGTGGCGACGGCGTCCCCGACTTCCGAGCGGCACGGCGCCACGTCCTGATCGAGGTGGTCAGGCTCGCCGCCGTGCTCCGACGCGACGGCGTCGACGTGCCCCCGAGCGGGACGCTCGCGGCCGCGCAGGCGCTGGCAGTCGTCGGTCTCGACGACCGCGACCGGGCGGCGGACGCCCTCCGCGCGGCGCTGCTGTCCGACGCGGACGGCGGCGACGCCTTCGACGACGCGTTCCCCTCGTTCTGGCACCGACTGCGCTCGGGGCTGTCGGCGATTGCGACCGCCGGCGGCGGGCCGGAGTCCGACGTCGACGACGGCGCCGGCGGCGACGACCCGACGACACCGGACGCGCTCGCCCCCGCGAACGACGACGCCGAGTCGGCAGAAGACACGCTGGCGGGCGCCGAACCACCCGCGTTCGACGACGAGGACGAGTCGACGGGCGACCCCGAGATCCGGATCCCGACGGGCCGCCGGTACGCCTCGGGCGAGCGAGCCGCGGAGTCCGGCGAGCACGACGCTCGGCGGGCCAGCGCGATCGGGGGCGGGGAGACGGTCGAGGCGACCGTCGCGCCGACCACACCCGACGAGCGGGCCGCAGTGCGGCGGTTCGTCGACGCGCTCGCCACGCTCCCGGGTCGTCGGCGGCGGCGGTCGCCGACGGGCGCACGCGTCGACGCGCGGCGGGCGCTCCGGTCGAGTCTCGCCACCGGTGGCGTCCCGATGGAGTTGCCGACGGCGGCGCCGACGCCGAGCGAACTGCGCTGTTGCCTGCTGGTCGACGTGAGCGGGTCGGTGCTGGACACCGCCGACCGGAACGCGCTGTTGTCGGTCGCGGAGACGCTGTCGACGACCGCGCGAGATGCGCGGGTGTTCCTGTTCGACACCGACCTCGCGGACGCGACGGCGGCGTTTGCGCGCGCCGACGGCGACCCGGCGGCCGCCTTGCGCGCCGCAGAGATCCGGTGGGGCGGCGGCACGCAGATCGGCGCCGCGTTCGACACGCTCCGGCGCGAGCACCCCGACGCCGTCGACCGGCGGACGGTGGTCGTCGTCGTCAGCGACGGCCTCGACGTGGGCGACCCCGACCTGCTCGACCGCGGGATCACCTGGCTCGCCGACCGCGCGAGCGCCGTGATCTGGCTCAACCCGCTCGCCGTCTCGCCCGAGTTCGAACCCCGCTCGCGCGGGATGGCCGCCTGCGAACCGTACGTCGACGCGCTGTTCGGCTTCGCCGGCCCCGCGGACCTCGCGGCTGCCGCCCGCCAACTCGAACGACGCGGCCTGCGAGGACCGGTCGGCTACCAGTACGACCCGCGGCGGCACGCGGCGGCAGGAGACGACGACGCCATCCCGGACGCCGACAGCGACGCCGGTACCGACGCCTCGACACCCGCCGACGGCGGTGGTCCGTCGTGA
- a CDS encoding AAA family ATPase — MTRDADDPFGRVTDAELRERFEAADYVADDRTVTTVHLALRLERPLLIEGPPGSGKTELGKVLASAFDTELIRLQCYEGLTAENALYEWNYTKQLLAVQAEEGRVGGANAAVDDADTGGSSPARDDSVFAEEYLLERPLLRALRTEGETPPVLLIDEIDRADEEFEAFLLELLSDFQVSIPELGTVSADRSPVVILTSNRTRGLSDALKRRCLYLNVQPPSFQTEYEIVRRKVPELDAAVAAEVCAVVARLREEAFLKRPGVAETLDWARAVAHLRHDPDGDDDGDSLTPAEIERTIGCLLKEVEDVDRVDTDLLEALRAAAADADPDPVAAERPAE, encoded by the coding sequence ATGACCCGGGACGCCGACGACCCGTTCGGGCGCGTCACCGACGCGGAGCTCCGCGAGCGGTTCGAGGCCGCCGACTACGTCGCCGACGACCGCACGGTGACGACGGTCCACCTCGCGTTGCGCCTCGAACGCCCGCTGTTGATCGAGGGGCCGCCCGGCAGTGGCAAGACCGAACTCGGGAAGGTGCTCGCGTCGGCGTTCGACACCGAGTTGATCCGCCTGCAGTGTTACGAGGGCCTCACCGCCGAGAACGCCCTGTACGAGTGGAACTACACCAAGCAACTCCTCGCGGTGCAGGCGGAGGAAGGGCGCGTCGGTGGCGCGAACGCCGCCGTCGACGACGCCGACACCGGCGGCTCGTCGCCCGCACGCGACGACTCGGTGTTCGCCGAGGAGTACCTGCTGGAGCGCCCCCTGTTGCGCGCGCTCCGCACCGAGGGGGAGACGCCGCCGGTGTTGCTCATCGACGAGATCGATCGCGCCGACGAGGAGTTCGAGGCGTTCCTCCTGGAACTGCTGTCGGACTTTCAGGTGTCGATCCCCGAGTTGGGCACCGTCTCCGCCGACCGCTCGCCCGTCGTGATCCTCACGTCGAACCGGACGCGGGGGCTGAGCGACGCGCTGAAGCGCCGGTGTCTGTACCTCAACGTCCAACCGCCGTCGTTCCAGACGGAGTACGAGATCGTTCGCCGGAAGGTGCCCGAGTTGGACGCCGCCGTCGCCGCCGAAGTGTGTGCAGTCGTCGCCCGCCTCCGCGAGGAGGCGTTCCTCAAGCGCCCGGGCGTCGCCGAGACGCTCGACTGGGCGCGGGCGGTCGCACACCTCCGGCACGACCCCGACGGCGACGACGACGGCGACTCGCTGACGCCCGCCGAGATCGAACGCACCATCGGCTGCCTGCTCAAGGAGGTCGAGGACGTCGACCGGGTCGACACGGACCTGCTTGAGGCGCTGCGGGCGGCCGCGGCCGACGCGGACCCCGACCCGGTCGCCGCCGAGCGGCCGGCGGAGTGA
- a CDS encoding XdhC family protein, translating to MTRDTEEDPSTTPERPADADGDVSDVERELASAGEPYARVTVVRREPPVSANVGDRAVVTREGDLRGWIGGAACAQTTAITEALAAIEDGQPRLIGIAPDPETVARPGLEAFPMTCHSEGVLELFVEPVNPRPELVICGGSPVARSLARLATELAVDVVVVDPTGDETGLPEGTRVLTDTDPEALANALGHDPLVVVATMGSFDASGVAAGVLADARYVGLIASSKRADEVVDTAAALIDRDPEDVAARVTNPAGVDVAAYTPAEIAVSIVAEVVDHRRGRGDAPRVAAATSTSEEPTAADATEDHGTDAADTASADGDTDPGGDEEVPAEAIDPVCGMTVDPSDTAHSVAHDGETYYFCCGGCAESFRADPASYLAEDDAPT from the coding sequence ATGACACGCGACACCGAGGAGGACCCGAGTACGACACCCGAGCGCCCCGCGGACGCCGACGGCGACGTGAGCGACGTCGAGCGCGAACTCGCGAGCGCCGGCGAGCCGTACGCCCGCGTGACGGTCGTCCGCCGCGAGCCGCCGGTGTCCGCGAACGTCGGCGACCGCGCGGTCGTCACCCGCGAGGGTGACCTCCGCGGGTGGATCGGCGGCGCCGCCTGCGCGCAGACCACCGCCATCACGGAGGCACTGGCGGCCATCGAGGACGGCCAGCCCCGGCTGATCGGCATCGCGCCCGACCCCGAGACGGTCGCTCGTCCAGGGCTGGAGGCGTTCCCGATGACGTGCCACAGCGAGGGCGTGCTGGAGTTGTTCGTCGAGCCGGTGAACCCCCGGCCAGAACTCGTGATCTGCGGCGGGTCGCCGGTCGCGCGGTCGCTCGCACGACTCGCGACGGAACTCGCCGTCGACGTCGTGGTCGTCGACCCGACGGGCGACGAGACCGGACTCCCCGAGGGGACGCGCGTCCTGACGGACACAGACCCCGAAGCGCTCGCGAACGCCCTCGGGCACGACCCGCTGGTCGTCGTCGCGACGATGGGGTCGTTCGACGCCAGCGGCGTCGCCGCCGGCGTGCTCGCCGACGCGCGGTACGTCGGGCTGATCGCGAGCAGCAAGCGCGCCGACGAGGTGGTCGACACCGCGGCGGCGCTGATCGACCGCGACCCCGAGGACGTGGCCGCGCGGGTGACGAACCCCGCCGGCGTCGACGTGGCGGCGTACACGCCCGCCGAAATCGCGGTGAGCATCGTCGCCGAGGTCGTCGACCACCGCCGCGGTCGCGGCGACGCACCGCGAGTCGCGGCTGCGACGAGTACGAGCGAGGAGCCGACGGCTGCAGACGCGACGGAGGATCACGGTACCGACGCCGCCGACACGGCGAGCGCGGACGGAGACACAGACCCGGGCGGCGACGAGGAGGTACCCGCCGAGGCTATCGACCCGGTCTGCGGAATGACCGTCGACCCGAGCGACACCGCCCACAGCGTCGCCCACGACGGGGAGACGTACTACTTCTGTTGTGGCGGCTGTGCGGAGTCGTTCCGCGCGGACCCGGCGTCGTACCTCGCGGAGGACGACGCGCCGACATGA
- a CDS encoding aerobic carbon-monoxide dehydrogenase large subunit, protein MSSDSDNVPQANTEYQHDEDGGPDPEKHCGHGRGGMGESVRRKEDKRFITGRGNYVDDIKKPKMLHCEIVRSPHAHARINSIDTERAMQVDGVVAVLTAEDLAAHDLATMPTLMDDTQDVLVNDKVKFQSQEVAAVIAEDRYIAKDGAEKVAVDYEVLDPVVTAKDALEADAPLIRDELEDQEDNHIFDWDVGDKEATDAIFEESEVTVKEQMEYQRLHPAPIETCGCVADWDPGKEKITVHLTSQAPHAHRTLFSMVSGIPEHKVRIVSPDIGGGFGNKVPIYPGYVVAAAASVVLERPVKWMEERSENIQTTGFARDYDMTGELAATKDGKIRAVRTDVLANHGAYNAVAQPSKFPAGFFNIFTGSYDIEAAYGSLTAAFTNTAPGGVAYRCSFRVTEAVYLIERMVKVLAHELDMDPAEIRRKNFIQPEQFPYESPTGWNYDSGDYEKALDLAMEMADYDHYREEQQRRIEEDADKLIGIGISSFTEVVGAGPGKTCDIAGIEMFDSADIRVNPTGNAVLRVGVQTQGQGHETTFAQIVAEELGMDVENISVEHGDTDTDPYGLGTYGSRSTPVAGAATAVAARKVRDKAKSIAANELEAAEEDIEWDRESGHFHVAGAPDRSITITEIAAGAYMNHPAGEEPGLEAVDYYDPPEMTYPFGSYIVVVEVDRETGAVDFEKFVAVDDCGNRINPMVIEGQIHGGLAQGIGTAMMEHVTYDENGNCTGGDFMNYLLPTSMEIPNFETGYTVTPSPHHPIGAKGVGESPTVGSPPAIVNAVVDAMAHAGTTHVEMPMTPDRVWAALAEVGLERDPADSVTFEFTDVDSGEGEPADD, encoded by the coding sequence ATGAGCAGCGACTCCGACAACGTCCCCCAGGCAAACACCGAGTACCAACACGACGAGGACGGCGGGCCGGACCCCGAGAAGCACTGCGGCCACGGTCGCGGCGGGATGGGCGAGTCCGTGCGGCGCAAGGAGGACAAGCGTTTCATCACCGGGCGCGGCAACTACGTGGACGACATCAAGAAGCCGAAGATGCTCCACTGTGAGATCGTTCGCAGTCCCCACGCCCACGCCCGCATCAACAGCATCGACACCGAGCGGGCGATGCAGGTCGACGGCGTCGTCGCCGTCCTCACCGCCGAGGACCTGGCGGCCCACGACCTCGCGACGATGCCGACCCTCATGGACGACACGCAGGACGTGCTCGTCAACGACAAGGTGAAGTTCCAGTCGCAGGAGGTCGCGGCGGTCATCGCCGAGGACCGCTACATCGCGAAAGACGGCGCCGAGAAGGTCGCCGTCGACTACGAGGTGCTCGACCCGGTCGTCACCGCGAAGGACGCGCTGGAGGCCGACGCGCCGCTCATCCGCGACGAGTTGGAGGACCAGGAGGACAACCACATCTTCGACTGGGACGTCGGCGACAAGGAGGCGACCGACGCCATCTTCGAGGAGTCGGAGGTCACCGTCAAAGAGCAGATGGAGTACCAGCGGCTCCACCCCGCGCCCATCGAGACGTGCGGGTGTGTGGCCGACTGGGACCCTGGCAAAGAGAAGATCACCGTCCACCTCACCTCGCAGGCGCCCCACGCCCACCGGACGCTGTTCTCGATGGTGTCGGGCATTCCCGAGCACAAGGTCCGGATCGTCAGCCCCGACATCGGCGGCGGGTTCGGCAACAAGGTGCCCATCTACCCGGGCTACGTCGTCGCCGCGGCGGCGTCGGTCGTGCTCGAACGGCCCGTGAAGTGGATGGAGGAGCGCTCGGAGAACATCCAGACGACCGGCTTCGCCCGCGACTACGACATGACGGGCGAGTTGGCCGCGACGAAAGACGGGAAGATCAGAGCCGTGCGGACGGACGTGCTGGCGAACCACGGCGCGTACAACGCCGTCGCCCAGCCGTCGAAGTTCCCCGCGGGCTTCTTCAACATCTTCACCGGGTCGTACGACATCGAGGCGGCGTACGGGTCGCTGACGGCGGCGTTCACCAACACCGCCCCCGGCGGCGTCGCGTATCGCTGTTCGTTCCGGGTGACGGAGGCGGTGTACCTCATCGAGCGGATGGTGAAGGTGCTCGCCCACGAACTCGACATGGACCCGGCAGAGATCCGGCGCAAGAACTTCATCCAACCGGAGCAGTTCCCGTACGAGAGTCCGACGGGCTGGAACTACGACTCCGGCGACTACGAGAAGGCGCTGGATCTGGCCATGGAGATGGCCGACTACGACCACTACCGCGAGGAGCAACAGCGCCGCATCGAGGAGGACGCCGACAAGCTGATCGGCATCGGCATCTCCTCGTTCACGGAGGTCGTCGGCGCCGGGCCGGGCAAGACCTGCGACATCGCGGGCATCGAGATGTTCGACTCCGCGGACATCCGGGTGAACCCGACTGGCAACGCCGTCCTCCGGGTCGGCGTCCAGACGCAAGGGCAGGGTCACGAGACCACCTTCGCGCAGATCGTCGCGGAAGAACTCGGCATGGACGTCGAGAACATCAGCGTCGAGCACGGCGACACCGACACCGACCCCTACGGGCTGGGGACGTACGGCTCGCGGTCGACGCCCGTCGCGGGCGCCGCGACCGCCGTCGCCGCGCGCAAGGTGCGTGACAAGGCCAAGTCTATCGCGGCCAACGAGTTGGAGGCCGCCGAGGAGGACATCGAGTGGGACCGCGAGTCCGGCCACTTCCACGTCGCCGGCGCGCCCGACCGCTCGATCACGATCACCGAGATCGCCGCCGGCGCCTACATGAACCACCCGGCGGGCGAGGAGCCCGGCCTCGAGGCCGTCGACTACTACGACCCGCCGGAGATGACGTACCCGTTCGGCTCGTACATCGTCGTCGTCGAGGTCGACCGCGAGACCGGCGCCGTCGACTTCGAGAAGTTCGTCGCCGTCGACGACTGCGGCAACCGCATCAACCCGATGGTCATCGAGGGCCAGATCCACGGCGGCCTGGCGCAGGGCATCGGGACGGCGATGATGGAGCACGTCACCTACGACGAGAACGGCAACTGCACCGGCGGCGACTTCATGAACTACCTGCTGCCCACGTCGATGGAGATTCCCAACTTCGAGACGGGGTACACGGTGACGCCGTCGCCCCACCACCCGATCGGTGCGAAGGGGGTGGGCGAGTCGCCGACCGTCGGCTCGCCGCCGGCCATCGTCAACGCCGTCGTCGACGCGATGGCCCACGCCGGCACGACGCACGTGGAGATGCCGATGACGCCCGACCGCGTCTGGGCCGCGCTCGCCGAGGTCGGCCTGGAGCGTGACCCGGCAGACAGCGTCACGTTCGAGTTCACCGACGTCGACTCCGGCGAGGGTGAGCCCGCGGACGACTGA
- a CDS encoding (2Fe-2S)-binding protein — protein sequence MSETREITLTVNGTEETIEVEPRRLLVHAIREDLDLTGTHIGCDTGNCGACTVLVDGEPLKSCLMFAVQADGSEVETVEGMEDHPDAVDDLHPLQEGFHEEHGLQCGYCTPGMIMSGKALLEENPDPSEAEIREAISGNLCRCTGYQNIVKSIEYAAEKLADGERDDAEAVAADGGVSSADGPASFDGYDVDDDGEFSCGVENCCGGPSTDATHRGDER from the coding sequence ATGAGTGAGACACGCGAGATCACCCTGACAGTCAACGGTACCGAGGAGACGATCGAGGTCGAACCGCGACGGCTGCTGGTCCACGCGATCCGCGAGGACCTCGACCTGACGGGTACCCACATCGGCTGTGACACGGGCAACTGCGGCGCCTGCACGGTGCTCGTCGACGGCGAGCCGCTGAAGTCGTGTCTCATGTTCGCGGTCCAGGCCGACGGCAGCGAGGTCGAGACGGTCGAGGGGATGGAGGACCACCCAGACGCGGTGGACGACCTCCACCCGCTCCAAGAGGGGTTCCACGAGGAACACGGCCTCCAGTGTGGCTACTGCACGCCCGGGATGATCATGTCGGGCAAGGCGCTGCTGGAGGAGAACCCGGACCCGAGCGAGGCTGAGATCCGCGAGGCGATCAGCGGCAACCTCTGTCGGTGTACCGGCTACCAGAACATCGTGAAGTCGATCGAGTACGCCGCCGAGAAACTCGCGGACGGCGAGCGCGACGACGCCGAGGCCGTGGCGGCCGACGGCGGCGTCTCGTCTGCCGACGGCCCGGCCTCGTTCGACGGCTACGACGTCGACGACGACGGGGAGTTCTCCTGCGGCGTGGAGAACTGCTGCGGCGGTCCGTCCACCGACGCGACGCACCGAGGTGACGAGCGATGA
- a CDS encoding FAD binding domain-containing protein — MKSAPFEHHQPTSVGEAVSLLESLDGPTVLSGGQSLVPMLRFRLANPDVVVDINGIEELDYLHEEDGSLKIGALARHADVEHSDLIAEKYGSFADAAPLVADPQIRNRGTVVGSVAQADPKGDWGSLLIAHDGEVVAQGPDGERVIPADEFFLLPYDTALDEDELITEVRVPVPSAREGSAYHKLKRKTGDYAMAGVGVRLQFDDDGVIESAGIGMTAVDITNARASDAEDHLEGERPSPDLFEEAGELAAEQSHPESDEHGDAAYKERMVDVLTQRALGDAAERAGVVRRTVKP; from the coding sequence ATGAAGTCCGCGCCGTTCGAGCACCACCAGCCGACGAGCGTCGGCGAGGCCGTCAGTCTCCTCGAGAGCCTCGACGGGCCGACGGTGCTGTCGGGTGGGCAGAGCCTCGTCCCGATGCTCCGGTTCCGACTGGCGAACCCGGACGTGGTCGTCGACATCAACGGCATCGAGGAGTTGGACTACCTCCACGAGGAGGACGGCTCCCTGAAGATCGGCGCGCTGGCGCGCCACGCGGACGTGGAGCACTCCGACCTGATCGCCGAGAAGTACGGCAGTTTCGCCGACGCGGCGCCGCTGGTGGCAGACCCGCAGATCCGCAACCGCGGCACCGTCGTCGGCTCCGTCGCGCAGGCGGACCCGAAGGGTGACTGGGGGAGCCTCCTCATCGCCCACGACGGCGAGGTCGTCGCGCAGGGTCCCGACGGCGAACGGGTGATCCCCGCGGACGAGTTCTTCCTGCTCCCGTACGACACGGCGCTCGACGAGGACGAGTTGATCACGGAGGTGCGCGTCCCCGTCCCGAGCGCTCGCGAAGGGAGCGCCTACCACAAGCTGAAACGCAAGACCGGCGACTACGCGATGGCCGGCGTCGGCGTCCGCCTGCAGTTCGACGACGACGGCGTCATCGAGTCGGCGGGCATCGGCATGACCGCCGTCGACATCACCAACGCCCGCGCGAGCGACGCCGAGGACCACCTCGAGGGCGAGCGACCGAGCCCCGACCTGTTCGAGGAGGCGGGCGAGTTGGCCGCCGAGCAGTCGCACCCCGAGTCCGACGAACACGGCGACGCGGCGTACAAAGAGCGGATGGTCGACGTCCTCACCCAGCGCGCGCTGGGCGACGCGGCCGAACGGGCGGGCGTCGTCAGGCGGACGGTGAAACCATGA
- a CDS encoding CoxG family protein, protein MNFEGEFELDGVPPDKAWVVLSDPIAVRNSLKGCKYITPMDDEFGWDTYEPEEDVATLPEADPEDVAARAFKEGQKYAALMQVGVGSVKPKFETTVTIDERDEEEFIMTATGSGSASGSSFSMESGMHIHPQEEGDGSRIEWWTDADISGRIAQLGGRVINPVADKIVGNFFKDIEKQMTDVEETDSSVTDRIRGMFG, encoded by the coding sequence ATGAACTTCGAGGGCGAGTTCGAACTCGACGGGGTACCACCGGACAAGGCGTGGGTGGTGCTCTCGGACCCGATCGCGGTCCGGAACTCGCTGAAGGGGTGCAAGTACATCACCCCGATGGACGACGAGTTCGGCTGGGACACCTACGAGCCCGAGGAGGACGTCGCGACGCTCCCGGAGGCCGACCCCGAGGACGTCGCGGCGCGCGCGTTCAAAGAGGGGCAGAAGTACGCGGCGCTGATGCAGGTCGGCGTCGGCAGCGTGAAGCCGAAGTTCGAGACGACGGTGACCATCGACGAGCGCGACGAGGAAGAGTTCATCATGACCGCGACCGGGTCTGGCTCCGCCAGCGGCAGCAGCTTCAGCATGGAGTCCGGGATGCACATCCACCCCCAGGAGGAGGGCGACGGCTCCCGCATCGAGTGGTGGACCGACGCCGACATCTCCGGGCGCATCGCGCAGTTGGGCGGGCGGGTGATCAACCCCGTCGCCGACAAGATTGTGGGCAACTTCTTCAAGGACATCGAGAAGCAGATGACCGACGTCGAGGAGACGGACTCGAGCGTCACCGACCGCATCCGGGGGATGTTCGGATGA
- a CDS encoding molybdopterin molybdotransferase MoeA, translated as MTDTPTTDDDARDAANHDDADHDASGSHAHPDPIDWRDGAAEAAALREHLLDRVATEAVGLDRIAGRPLAEAVDAPTAIPAQSHATMDGFALDASDDYPLEVVDADVFPEDDAPDIEAGQAVRIATGAPVPASANAVLKREEATVEDGLLTGPSLDPGTYVYERGSNVAEGERLFDAGERLAPRDAILLGDLGIDEVQVRERLSVGLLATGTEIHEGRHTDLDSPMLANLLSAWGHDPVYEGTVPDDYDRVESRIAALADKHDVVVTTGGTSVGDKDHVVRALRNLGDVLFHRVALRPGKPIAVADLPAHDAVAVAVPGKPVGAHAVTTLVARPLFTGETALPTVPATLAVDVGIGVPGFDYAVPVTLDDGTAMPLGHVDSDLAVYEETFDPSVLSSSTRATRADGFVLTETALAAGDEVRVVPYPAVER; from the coding sequence ATGACCGACACACCCACCACCGACGACGACGCCCGCGACGCAGCCAACCACGACGACGCCGACCACGACGCAAGCGGCAGCCACGCCCACCCCGACCCGATCGACTGGCGCGACGGCGCCGCCGAGGCCGCGGCGTTGCGCGAGCACCTCCTCGACAGGGTCGCGACCGAGGCGGTCGGCCTCGACCGGATCGCCGGTCGGCCGCTCGCCGAAGCGGTCGACGCGCCGACGGCCATCCCGGCTCAGAGCCACGCGACGATGGACGGCTTCGCGCTCGACGCGTCCGACGACTACCCGCTGGAGGTGGTCGACGCCGACGTGTTCCCGGAGGACGACGCCCCGGACATCGAAGCCGGACAGGCGGTCCGCATCGCCACCGGCGCGCCGGTGCCGGCGTCGGCGAACGCCGTGCTCAAACGCGAGGAGGCGACCGTCGAGGACGGCCTGCTCACGGGGCCGTCGCTCGACCCGGGGACGTACGTGTACGAGCGCGGGAGCAACGTCGCCGAGGGTGAGCGTCTGTTCGACGCCGGCGAGCGTCTCGCCCCGCGCGACGCGATCCTCCTGGGTGATCTGGGGATCGACGAGGTCCAGGTTCGCGAGCGGCTCTCCGTGGGCTTGCTCGCCACCGGCACCGAGATTCACGAGGGCCGCCACACGGACCTCGACTCGCCGATGCTGGCGAACCTGCTCTCGGCGTGGGGGCACGACCCGGTGTACGAGGGCACGGTGCCCGACGACTACGACCGCGTCGAGTCGCGGATCGCCGCGCTCGCCGACAAGCACGATGTCGTCGTCACGACTGGCGGCACCAGCGTCGGCGACAAAGACCACGTCGTCCGCGCGCTCAGGAACTTGGGCGACGTGCTGTTCCACCGGGTCGCGCTCCGTCCGGGCAAACCCATCGCCGTCGCGGACCTGCCCGCCCACGATGCGGTCGCGGTCGCGGTTCCCGGCAAACCGGTCGGCGCGCACGCCGTGACGACGCTCGTCGCTCGCCCGCTGTTCACCGGCGAGACTGCGCTCCCGACCGTCCCGGCGACGCTCGCAGTCGACGTGGGCATCGGCGTCCCCGGCTTCGACTACGCCGTCCCGGTGACGCTCGACGACGGCACCGCGATGCCGCTGGGCCACGTCGACTCCGACCTGGCGGTGTACGAGGAGACGTTCGACCCGAGCGTGCTCTCGTCGAGCACCCGGGCGACTCGCGCGGACGGCTTCGTGCTCACCGAGACGGCGTTGGCGGCGGGCGACGAGGTCCGCGTCGTCCCCTACCCGGCGGTCGAGCGATGA
- a CDS encoding nucleotidyltransferase family protein → MSGGDLPIREPPTAAGERTTLDDARVAGVVLAAGTSSRYGDRNKLLESVGGDDSDGDPIVRTATRTLLAAGLDPVVVVVGHEAARVAAAVADLPVETVENEAFAAGQSTSVAAGVEAVAAHDPPVDAAVVALGDMPFVAPDTVRALVAAYAAGVGDVLAPAYEGRRGNPVLFDRRFFSALADVDGDVGGRAILLGSDDAALVAVDDPGVRRDVDEPGDV, encoded by the coding sequence ATGAGCGGCGGCGACCTCCCGATACGCGAGCCACCAACAGCCGCCGGCGAGCGGACCACCCTCGACGACGCTCGCGTCGCGGGCGTCGTGCTCGCGGCGGGGACGAGCTCCCGCTACGGCGACCGGAACAAACTCCTCGAATCGGTCGGTGGCGACGACTCCGACGGCGACCCCATCGTGCGGACGGCGACGCGGACGCTCCTCGCTGCGGGGCTGGACCCGGTGGTCGTCGTCGTCGGGCACGAGGCCGCCCGTGTCGCCGCGGCGGTCGCGGACCTCCCGGTCGAGACGGTCGAGAACGAGGCGTTCGCGGCGGGACAGTCCACCTCCGTCGCCGCCGGCGTCGAGGCGGTGGCGGCCCACGACCCCCCGGTCGACGCGGCGGTCGTGGCGCTCGGTGACATGCCGTTCGTGGCGCCCGACACCGTCCGCGCGCTCGTCGCCGCCTACGCCGCGGGTGTCGGCGACGTGCTCGCGCCGGCGTACGAGGGGCGGCGCGGCAACCCCGTGCTGTTCGACCGTCGCTTCTTCTCGGCGCTCGCCGACGTCGACGGCGACGTAGGCGGGCGTGCGATTCTCCTCGGCAGCGACGACGCCGCGCTCGTCGCGGTCGACGACCCCGGGGTCCGGCGCGACGTCGACGAACCGGGCGACGTGTAG
- a CDS encoding AbrB/MazE/SpoVT family DNA-binding domain-containing protein — protein MGTLTNTKVSEKNLTTVPKPVRNFLDVGAGDRVEWHVRDGQIVVEKLIRDEDDE, from the coding sequence ATGGGTACGCTGACGAACACGAAGGTCTCCGAGAAGAACCTCACGACTGTCCCGAAACCGGTTCGGAACTTCCTCGACGTCGGCGCGGGCGACCGCGTCGAGTGGCACGTCCGCGACGGCCAGATCGTCGTCGAGAAGCTGATCCGCGACGAAGACGACGAGTAG